One Tripterygium wilfordii isolate XIE 37 chromosome 10, ASM1340144v1, whole genome shotgun sequence DNA segment encodes these proteins:
- the LOC120006830 gene encoding RNA pseudouridine synthase 3, mitochondrial isoform X2 — protein sequence MWKKSNHIRRSFLLVAASRYYSRIAPPPPAYAEPVIRVSNNVTHLGSPKEGPKPRQLMSLPPFPGLPLPGKNSADHVTAISWVKYYFNEVSDSAIQSHFNKGLVQMECPDWKGSYSEQEPQMKPMRKIKPNEVMEVGARLHVPVSVAETRISRRFETIPSGTLYPNADEIEYLQRRVKYKDSAIIVLNKPPKLPVKGNLPVHNSMDALAAAALSYDYDEGPKLVHRLDRESSGLLLMGRTKESVAHLQWLFSDLKNVKSSCKAWNDACEATYQRYWALVIGSPKEKEGIIRAPLSKVLLDDGKTERVILAKNSCLEPSQEAITEYRLLGPMINGCSWMELRPLTSRKHQLLELLLLVTTSTAGLCTGNGSKLLELTMSRHQGSRTS from the exons ATGTGGAAGAAGAGCAACCACATCCGGCGAAGCTTCTTGCTGGTTGCGGCGTCGAGATACTATTCAAGAATCGCTCCGCCGCCACCAGCCTATGCAGAACCAGTCATCCGGGTGTCAAACAATGTAACGCATCTGGGTTCTCCAAAAGAGGGCCCAAAACCTCGGCAGCTCATGTCCTTGCCTCCCTTCCCTGGCCTTCCTCTGCCCGGAAAGAATTCGGCTGATCATGTCACCGCTATAAGCTGGGTCAAGTATTACTTCAATGAAGTATCAGATTCTGCTATTCAGTCCCATTTCAATAAGGGCCTT GTTCAAATGGAATGCCCAGATTGGAAGGGCTCGTACAGTGAACAGGAACCACAAATGAAACCCATGAGAAAG ATTAAACCAAATGAGGTCATGGAAGTAGGGGCGAGACTTCATGTACCTGTATCAGTTGCAGAGACTAGGATTTCCAGGAGGTTTGAGACTATACCAAGTGGAACTCTATATCCAAATGCTGATGAGATAGAGTATTTGCAAAGGCGTGTCAAGTATAAG GACTCTGCTATAATCGTGCTAAATAAGCCTCCAAAATTACCTGTTAAG GGGAATCTTCCAGTTCACAATAGTATGGATGCATTAGCAGCTGCTGCTTTGTCTTATGATTATGACGAGGGTCCTAAATTG GTTCATCGTCTAGACAGAGAGAGCAGTGGTCTTCTCTTAATGGGGAGAACAAAAGAAAGTGTAGCTCATCTTCAGTGGCTATTTAGTGACCTGAAAAATGTAAAGTCTTCATGTAAG GCGTGGAATGATGCGTGTGAAGCAACATATCAACGGTATTGGGCATTGGTCATAGGCTCTCCCAAAGAGAAGGAAGGCATTATCCGTGCTCCTCTTTCGAAG GTGCTTCTTGATGATGGGAAAACTGAAAGGGTCATTTTAGCTAAGAACTCATGTTTAGAACCTTCCCAGGAGGCTATAACTGAATATCGATTGCTAGGACCTATGATAAACGGATGCTCATGGATGGAATTGCGTCCACTTACCAGTCGGAAGCATCAG